In a genomic window of Phacochoerus africanus isolate WHEZ1 chromosome 6, ROS_Pafr_v1, whole genome shotgun sequence:
- the S100A10 gene encoding protein S100-A10, with product MPSQMEHAMETMMFTFHKFAGDKGYLTKEDLRVLMEKEFPGFLENQKDPLAVDKIMKDLDQCRDGKVGFQSFFSLIAGLTIACNDYFVVHMKQKGKK from the exons ATGCCGTCTCAAATGGAACATGCCATGGAAACCATGATGTTCACATTTCACAAATTTGCTGGGGATAAAGGCTACCTAACAAAGGAGGACCTGAGAGTACTcatggaaaaggagttcccgggATTTTTGGAA aatcaaaAAGACCCTCTGGCTGTGGACAAAATAATGAAGGACCTGGACCAGTGCCGAGATGGGAAAGTGGGCTTCCAGAGCTTCTTTTCGCTAATCGCTGGGCTCACCATCGCATGCAATGACTATTTTGTAGTACACATGAAGCAGAAGGGAAAGAAGTAG